In the bacterium genome, one interval contains:
- the bioB gene encoding biotin synthase BioB — MNLQALNVEKIAQNGIDQETALAILNCSEDDYFQYVMPVARALREKFYSNKISFCSITNAKSGACVEDCKFCAQSASYKGTAAPVYGLKSVDQMVADAMEADANGATEFSIVTSGRGLTKEREVNMLVDAITQIRSKTDMETCASLGLMNHDDLKKLKDAGMINYHHNIETSRSYFPNIVSTHTFDDEVGTLKEAKKLGFQICSGGILGMGESLDQRVEFAFNLKDIEPDSIPLNFLNPRPGTPLADKHDLTPLDCLKSISMMRLVMPKTELFVCGGREVNLQDKQHLMFDAGASGTMLGNYLTTKGRDSSDDVKMIEGLGLEVVAPHRKPEVIAV, encoded by the coding sequence ATGAATTTACAGGCCTTAAATGTTGAAAAAATAGCCCAAAACGGGATCGATCAAGAAACCGCTTTGGCTATTTTAAACTGTTCCGAAGACGATTACTTTCAGTACGTCATGCCGGTGGCGCGTGCCCTCCGCGAAAAATTTTATTCCAATAAAATCAGCTTTTGTTCCATTACCAACGCCAAAAGCGGGGCGTGCGTGGAAGACTGCAAATTTTGTGCGCAATCGGCCAGCTACAAAGGGACTGCTGCCCCCGTTTACGGCTTAAAATCTGTCGATCAAATGGTGGCCGATGCCATGGAAGCCGATGCTAATGGCGCTACCGAGTTTTCGATTGTGACCAGTGGCCGTGGTTTAACCAAAGAACGCGAAGTGAATATGTTGGTGGATGCGATTACTCAAATCCGCAGCAAAACCGATATGGAAACCTGCGCGTCACTGGGGCTCATGAACCATGACGATCTTAAAAAATTAAAAGATGCCGGCATGATTAACTATCATCACAATATCGAAACCAGCCGCTCGTATTTTCCCAATATTGTTTCTACCCATACTTTTGATGATGAAGTGGGGACGCTGAAAGAAGCTAAAAAGCTGGGTTTTCAAATTTGCAGTGGTGGTATTTTAGGCATGGGCGAAAGTTTGGATCAACGCGTGGAATTTGCGTTTAACTTAAAAGATATCGAGCCGGATAGCATCCCCCTTAATTTTTTAAACCCCCGCCCGGGCACGCCGCTTGCCGATAAACACGATTTAACGCCGCTTGATTGTTTAAAAAGTATTTCGATGATGCGGCTTGTAATGCCCAAAACCGAACTGTTTGTTTGTGGTGGCCGCGAGGTAAATTTGCAGGATAAGCAGCATCTTATGTTTGATGCCGGTGCCAGTGGTACCATGTTGGGCAATTATTTAACTACTAAAGGCCGTGATTCATCCGACGATGTGAAAATGATTGAAGGCCTGGGGCTTGAAGTTGTGGCCCCGCACCGCAAACCCGAAGTGATAGCTGTTTGA